From bacterium, a single genomic window includes:
- a CDS encoding Fic family protein yields KKFIEELPSIKKANHPIEYSALLHKEFVGIHPFIDGNGRIARLLMNLALLQAGYTIVIIPPILRQDYINLLEIAHTKADVQPFINFISCMLYESLSEYLRLIKGYEDE; encoded by the coding sequence TGAAAAAATTTATTGAGGAACTCCCGAGTATAAAGAAAGCCAATCACCCCATAGAATATTCTGCTTTATTACACAAGGAATTTGTAGGAATACATCCATTTATTGATGGAAATGGAAGGATAGCCAGGCTCTTAATGAATCTTGCCTTACTACAAGCAGGCTATACAATTGTAATAATTCCTCCTATCCTCAGGCAAGACTATATAAATTTATTAGAGATTGCCCATACAAAGGCTGATGTTCAACCCTTTATAAACTTTATTTCTTGTATGCTATATGAAAGTCTAAGTGAATATCTTCGTCTAATTAAGGGGTATGAAGATGAATGA